A region of the Styela clava chromosome 1, kaStyClav1.hap1.2, whole genome shotgun sequence genome:
CCTTATTAAAAAAGCAGGCCACCAGACCTTTATCTAGAAAAATAACGTGAAaaagagaaaagaaaaaaactaaCCTCTCTTCTAATTTTGATTTAACTTCTCGCCTCGCTTTTCGTCGACCAGCAGGATCTCTGATTGCCTCTTTATTAACAACTTGTTTGTCAATGGGAACGTCAACGGAATATCTATGGTAGACATAGAAAATATTCGATATAGAAGTGTTTCCTACACCATGGAAATTGGTTGAACACCTACGAGTCCAGGTTGGAAATGGGGATATTTAACCCAACCGGGGCTGAATTGCACTCAAGAGAGAAATTTTGCCGTTTCAAGGTAGAATTTTGCTCTGTATTGAggtaatattacaaatattttttactataACTACAACACATATTCATGAACACACAATCAACTACTTAAACTATACAAAACGAAGGTGTGACTCGTGCCTATAACACtaacattgaataaaaaaaatagtttacaTGCATAGTGAGGGAAGAATAAATAATTCTCAATGGGGCAAAGAaggaattgaacaaaaaaaattgggaacaACTGCATTAACCAGTTGAtagttccagatgcatggatgTGCCACTGCCAAACCATTGATCCATCAATATAGTTACTAAATTTGAACATACACATATCATGCtcaaataccggtaccggtagttttaTGTTTTCTATTTTGAGACACCTGGAGCTACGTTTGCTGCAAATAAGACTCAGGATAAACAGACATTAGAATGTAGAACACTCGTTTTAGGATTATTTCCATCTCTATTCTGTCAAACTTGAACATAAGAAAACCATGAAGATaacttcataataaaattttactgcTATGAAATTACAAATATCGTTTCGAGACAGGGCGAGTAACTACAgtaaatatatatctatatgtACAAGAATGGTGCGCAGATTTTTAGAATAATTCAACGCGCCTAGTATAGTATCTTCAAAATGtccatattattattattaaatggCCACCTATAGTATCTATTTAAATTAAACGATCTTTTTCAATGTAAAAAAGATTACTAACATTCTATGATATGGTATAATTCTGTTATTTTTCCAACACTAATTTTCCACTATTTGTACAATAATTCTAGTATAATCTGATTTGAGTTTAGTAAGATAAACTGAGAAAGTGGAACAGTAACTCGACCAAACACATCACAATGTAACCCAGTGTTTATTATACTATTTGTTGACATGAAATCACTGCATGCCATTTGGTTATATCCTTGGGTCACGAAATatcacaaaaattattttttgaaatatttgagcCACTTGATAAACAGaagcaaagaaaacaaatagtgttgaaataatattatagtgCAGTCAATAAGAATGTTGATACTTATCATTGCAATAAAAAACGTTTATACATTGAATGAATTTGTTTGAATTCTTATGAAAGCAAGACCACACCATACCTTGTTGGCATCAAGTGATTGTAATTGATGACTTTCACAAAGCTCTTCACTTTAGATCgcttttttacttttttctttGACATAGGTTTTGTTACTTTGCGAGGGTATCTGTCGATTCCAGCTACGAGAGCATGTCCATATGTACGGTCACTTGTGCCATCGTCTTGATTCTAAACATGAAAACATTAATTTAAAGCAGGAAAACACATTAAACATGATACGATATCTCAATTCTTTAATTGTCTTTCCTGTCACAGTAGAAATGACGTTCCTTTTCATTTgggtcttgtgtagtttcgtacctcaagtgGGCGTAGCAAAAcgatttttgcacatgtcaatcctaatccccacctgactacaccaccCAACAATGACGTCATAGATCTTGTCAAAGTACacctacgatcgcccgaaatggcatcaaCGCCAACGATTTTGGAATCGCCGTGACGAGAAAAACTGCTTGCTCGAtttgggtgatcgtctgcgcgtcttggctGACAGTTTGTAGTTTGGAGGGTCTTCTTACGTCACTGTGATGAAATTTTTGGATTGCGTAGTCAGGGGAGGGTTGTGATTGACATATGCTGACATGCAAACATTGTTATGCTACGACCAATTAGAAGTACtggaggtacgaaactacattaGACCCCACACATTTGCACACTAGCATCTTACAAACCCTTTTTCACTGTCCATTCATACCATAGACTAGTGCAATATAGTATTAGATTTATTCTTATTATGGTTGAAACACCCAATGACAATGTAGCGTTTTCCCTGCTTGAACGGGTCTTTAGATGGGCATTCCAAACAGCCTGAAACATAATACTACTGGAATCTGGTATAGTTTAGAATCACAAGTACTTCCGaatacagtacggcacactatcccGAATCCGGATTTGCGTCTACATTCCGGAAGAGCCAAAATATGAATAGGCGTCTGTGAAACCGGGGGCGTCGAGTCGTCTGCGAGCTCGATGCGTGAGAGCGTCAGATGTCTGGATATGACGTCAAAGAAAGTCACGCACAGATCGACAGTTCGGCACGGCTCTcgaattttgctaatttgatttTCGTTTTTTACCGATGTATACTGACCTATATGGTTAGATATACGATGTATTTCTGAATCATTATATTCAGTCTACTGTTGGTAGTGCCTAATTAAAATAATGTCGCGTAAATGCAAACGtctgtgaataaaataattacttttaaataatatcaaGAGATTATAAAATTATGCGTTTCGAGTAATACGTCTACGAGTCcaactaattttattataagtgTTTGTGACTACATGACATTGTTTGAATTGTCGTATAACGAAGTCAAAAAGATGCACGATatcgaagtttttttttcaatagttaaATTAATATCGATAGTGAAACTTTGTATGCCCGTTAATACATGTAATTACAACAATTTAACATAGCATCTTCGGTTATTTAGAACTGAAACTTCCAGAACGCACAACGATTACGAATTACGATATCATTTAATAATTATATTcgagatttttatttaaatttgagcgTCAACAATCCATAGTAAAATAAAAGCCTCGATGATTAATTGGATTAAACTATTTTGCcaatttgattcttgtttttcacAGACTACGCAAGTTGATCATTTGCGGCATACGAATGCATCAATGCGGcattatattaatttgattcttgtttttcacCTATCTATTCTTGCATAAATCACgcaaattaacatttgcagTATATGATTGCCTCGACGtggcattgaattaaaatattctcgTATTCCGTATACTTCGAAGTTAAACATTCGCGACATATGAATGTATCGATGCCGCATTATATTAGTTTGAATCTTGTTTTTCATCGATCTATACTAGTATAAATTACGCAAATTGAACAATTGCTGCATATGAATACATCGATGCGgcatgatattacattattttgctaatttgattcttgtttcTTGCCGATCTATTATTGTGTAAATTACGCAAGTTGatcatttgcggcatatgaattaaattattttcgtatAAATTAACATTTGTGGCATATGAATGCCTCGATGTggcattgaattaaattattctcgTATACCGTAGCTTTCGAAGTTAaacatttgcggcatatgaatgtatcgatgggacattatattattttgaatcttgTTTTTTACCGATTTCTACTAGTATAAATTATGCAAACTGAACATTTGCGGCATTTGAATACATCGATGTGGCATTATATTAagttattttgctaatttgattctCGTTTTTCGCCGatctattcttgtataaattacGCAAGTTGCACattttgcggcatatgaatgtCTGGTTGCGGCATTAGATTAAATTATTGCTTTATGAACTAATTTATCTAATGCTATATCGAGGcattaattttactgtttatcGATTGTGTGttatcaaaatgtaatttttattatctcTGATCCATTTATTATCGTTAACACGCCATCCTATCTAcattgaaaatgagagaaacaCGGCACGCCAAGGTTTACGTCGAGGAACGGTCGATGCGTGCCTGCGTGCGTCGATTGAAATTCAGTGACGTCACACGCCGTCAATCGTTTTTTTGCTCATTTCTCTCGAACGcaccggtaaaattttttttacatcggTAGATCTGATTGTTTTTTCACGAGGAATTCAATGGTGATGgttttagattgcgctttttgTTAGTTTACTGCGCAGCTTCAATTTATCGATATCGGGAGACAAAATCCGCCAGACGTCCATCGAAGGAGGGGTATTCGATCACCGTTAAAATAGGTTTCTCTAAAGCGAGAGAATGTCTCTCGATCTGTAAAGTGTGCCGTACTGAAATACTATTTTACTAACGAATTTTGCGTAAGTCATTTCTAATCCCTATCTGACTccatcatccaaaaattacatcactacaACGTACGGACGTAACAATCATGTCATAGAACTTGACTAAGTTTAtctacaatcgcccgaaatggcatctgcgccttACTAACGCCAGCGATCTCCCTCATATCCGGATCGCTACGGCAAGAAATATAGCTTGCTCGTAATCGTCTGCGCGCTTTTGATGAACATCAATATACTTTAggagggccttattacgccactacAATGATTTTTGGTGACGCAGTCAGGTTGGGGTTACAgggttagaaatgacatatgcaaaaactgctaagccaggccaactagaagtacttcaGGTACGAAACTATACGGTACCAGACCAGACCAGACCATTGGGGCAAATTAGTTCTATGACTCACAAAGTTGTATGCAGAAACTtgaataatacaattataagttgGGATAAATACCTTTACAATGATGGCTTTTCTGCCAGCGTACCTCCCTTGAAGGACAATCACCACCTTGTTGGGTTTCATAAACTTCCCCATCTTTGACGCCtgtttaaaatacaatatttttaaaacatcaacatGCTGGCTTTTTAGTCATATTTCTAGGAATATTCTTTCAAAAGCATTGGATATTGTACCGATAAAGCATAATTCTAGATCCAATCCATATTCTGAACCAACATAATTGATTGAAGCAATGGCCAGTTGGCCGATTTAATCGGGTAAAAAAACTTGATAATTAACGCATACAAACCTACAGACGGGACCGTGAAAAGGCAGGCAAATCGTCCTGTTCAGGTTTTGTTGACATACGGCGCCATCCAGTGAATGGATAAGTTACCTTTTCCAAGCGCAAGGTGAAGCAGAtgttcatgaatataaatttgcCATATggtcaaatgtttttttctgaCCATCAACCAGTTTCATCTGGCAATAATTGGACAcattagtggacataacgatcgttttaatattatgttgttgttattgttattcgtcatcattatcattaaaatatcgcttttctggcgcggcggtgtggctcaacgggctaagcgtaaggaatacgctcgccaccgcacctctaattactctgcgtggattcgcaggttcgaatcccacgcagggatggttatgtgcgagaggattactggactccctgccgtcgttgggtggttcacgtaaccgctggtcggttacggcttcctccaccaccaagtccatgcttccgaaaaaacaaacaatataactaatcccatacccgatccCATACccggaatggtaaccggacgagaggccgtggttcgccatatggataaaccgtcttattggctttcctctctcccgggataaatatgtaaatcctatcctatactggaccaattgcattgaaattttcagtggtttaagatggaatttttctccagaagactattacttttgggataggataggatttacatatttatcccgggggagaggaaaaccgataagacgactaaatcatatggcgaaccacggcctctcgtccggttaccagtccatgtcggatatggaattagttagccagttgtttgttttcggaagcatgaacttgatggtggagtaaGGCGTAACCgtccagcggttacgtgaaccaccctacggcggcgaggagtccagcaatcctctcgcacattatcatccccgcatgggattcgaacctgcgatcccacgaagggtaatcagggGTGCGgcgacgagcgtattcccaacgcttagcacgatgcgccacaccgccgtcAAACTTTTTGTGAATCCTATGA
Encoded here:
- the LOC120342941 gene encoding large ribosomal subunit protein eL27-like, which gives rise to MGKFMKPNKVVIVLQGRYAGRKAIIVKNQDDGTSDRTYGHALVAGIDRYPRKVTKPMSKKKVKKRSKVKSFVKVINYNHLMPTRYSVDVPIDKQVVNKEAIRDPAGRRKARREVKSKLEERYKTGKNKWFFQKLRF